The proteins below come from a single Nocardiopsis gilva YIM 90087 genomic window:
- the panB gene encoding 3-methyl-2-oxobutanoate hydroxymethyltransferase, producing the protein MSTTTSTTALYGGAGTRRVTVRDIGRAKERGERWPMLTAYDALTARIFDEAGIPVLLVGDSAANVVYGYDTTVPVTVDELLPLTASVARSTKRAMVVGDLPFGSYQASPEQALATAARFMKEGGAQAVKLEGGRRVARQVETLVAAGIPVMGHLGLTPQSVNTLGGYRVQGRGEAGADLLADAKELEHAGAFAVVLECVPTDLAATVTEQLSIPTIGIGAGAVTDAQVLVWQDMAGLSPHVAKFVKTFANLNAELTEATKSFADEVVAGTFPDKEHSYSS; encoded by the coding sequence ATGAGCACCACTACGTCCACAACCGCCCTGTACGGAGGCGCAGGCACCCGTCGCGTGACCGTACGCGACATCGGGCGGGCCAAAGAGCGCGGCGAGCGCTGGCCGATGCTGACCGCCTATGACGCGCTCACCGCGCGCATCTTCGACGAGGCCGGTATCCCCGTCCTCCTCGTCGGCGACTCCGCCGCCAACGTCGTCTACGGCTACGACACCACCGTCCCGGTCACCGTCGACGAGCTGCTGCCGCTCACCGCGTCGGTCGCCCGTTCCACCAAGCGGGCGATGGTCGTCGGCGACCTTCCCTTCGGCTCCTACCAGGCGTCGCCGGAGCAGGCCCTGGCCACGGCGGCGCGCTTCATGAAGGAGGGCGGCGCCCAGGCCGTCAAGCTGGAGGGCGGCCGGAGGGTGGCCCGCCAGGTCGAGACGCTGGTGGCGGCAGGAATCCCGGTGATGGGCCACCTCGGGCTCACGCCGCAGTCGGTCAACACGCTGGGCGGCTACCGCGTCCAGGGGCGCGGCGAAGCAGGGGCCGACCTGCTCGCCGACGCCAAGGAGCTGGAGCACGCGGGCGCCTTCGCCGTGGTGCTGGAGTGCGTTCCGACCGACCTCGCCGCCACCGTCACCGAGCAGCTGTCGATCCCCACGATCGGCATCGGCGCCGGTGCGGTGACCGACGCCCAGGTGCTGGTCTGGCAGGACATGGCCGGGCTCAGCCCGCACGTGGCCAAGTTCGTCAAAACCTTCGCCAACCTGAACGCGGAGCTCACCGAGGCGACCAAGAGCTTCGCCGATGAGGTCGTCGCGGGCACCTTCCCGGACAAGGAGCACTCCTACTCCTCCTGA
- a CDS encoding TetR/AcrR family transcriptional regulator codes for MDPTACPPRGRPRSLKADDAILSAALKLLAERKDVAGISMEAIAARAGVGKATIYRRWPGKVELFTDAVATLRPPLPELGVGSARDDLVKIVAQICDEMDSPLQRVISTLMMSDTHPEIGKRIKQQVVAPRHEAVFQTIERGIERGELHPGLEPTTVLYLLVGGALSYARNATDISPERCAEQLVDTVCKGIYQQDAADRIGA; via the coding sequence ATGGACCCGACAGCCTGCCCGCCCCGCGGTCGCCCCCGCAGCCTCAAGGCCGACGACGCCATCCTCTCCGCGGCCCTGAAGTTGCTGGCCGAACGCAAGGACGTCGCCGGAATCTCGATGGAGGCGATCGCCGCCCGCGCCGGGGTCGGCAAGGCCACCATCTACCGCCGCTGGCCCGGCAAGGTGGAGCTGTTCACCGACGCCGTGGCCACGCTGCGCCCCCCGCTGCCCGAACTCGGTGTCGGCAGCGCGCGCGACGACCTGGTGAAGATCGTGGCGCAGATCTGCGACGAGATGGACAGCCCGCTGCAGCGCGTCATCAGCACGCTGATGATGAGCGATACCCACCCCGAGATCGGGAAGCGGATCAAGCAGCAGGTGGTGGCCCCTCGGCACGAGGCCGTGTTCCAGACCATCGAGCGGGGCATCGAGCGGGGCGAGCTGCACCCCGGGCTGGAGCCCACCACGGTCCTGTACCTGCTGGTCGGGGGCGCGCTGAGCTACGCGCGCAACGCCACCGATATTTCCCCGGAACGGTGCGCCGAGCAGCTGGTGGACACCGTGTGCAAGGGCATCTACCAGCAGGACGCCGCCGACCGGATCGGCGCCTGA
- a CDS encoding MFS transporter, whose amino-acid sequence MDPTVAHRRRWAILGVLVISLLVVVLDNTVLNVALRVISDPNEGLGASQSQLAWAINSYTLVFAGLLFTCGVLGDRFGRKRTLLIGLAIFGLGSLASAYAQSPDQLIWARVVMGLGGAAVMPQTLSIITNVFPSEERSRAIGIWAGAVGLALGIGPPVGGLLLEHFWWGSVFLINVPIVVLGMVLLVVLAPESRNETAGGLDPLGVLLSIVGLVLLVYGIITAGERSSLADLDVMGAILAGIVILVLFVIHEARSDHPALNVRLFRNPQLSVAIVAIMMMFFAMAGVMFFISFYWQSVREFTPLQAGLLVLPIAAAQIIVAPLSPTLVDKFGPKAVGTVGVLLMVGVLGSYSMLSLDTPVWLIELAFFLQGCGMAMVMTPATSSIMAAVPPEQAGAASAVQNTVRQVATAMGVAILGAVISTTYRSTMGPHLSDLPLSPEARHTAGESIEGTMGLVGRLGAEGQALIAPAKDAFLSGMHLAALCSMSIGLVCLVIVAIWLPRRVGRADGGAHGGREAAPSSIGQSEEDLDPRSSDRSPERIRAGSSE is encoded by the coding sequence GTGGATCCGACCGTGGCGCACAGGCGCCGCTGGGCCATTCTCGGCGTACTCGTCATCAGCCTGTTAGTGGTGGTCCTGGACAACACCGTCCTGAACGTCGCGCTGCGGGTGATCTCCGATCCGAACGAGGGGCTCGGCGCCAGCCAGAGCCAGCTGGCCTGGGCGATCAACTCCTACACCCTTGTGTTCGCCGGGCTGCTGTTCACCTGCGGTGTCCTCGGCGACCGCTTCGGCCGCAAGCGCACCCTGCTCATCGGCCTGGCCATCTTCGGCCTGGGCTCCCTCGCATCGGCCTACGCGCAGTCGCCCGACCAGCTCATCTGGGCGCGCGTGGTGATGGGACTGGGCGGCGCGGCCGTCATGCCGCAGACGCTGTCCATCATCACCAACGTCTTCCCGAGCGAGGAGCGCTCCCGGGCCATCGGGATCTGGGCGGGCGCGGTCGGCCTCGCACTGGGCATCGGGCCGCCGGTGGGCGGGCTGCTGCTGGAGCACTTCTGGTGGGGCTCGGTCTTCCTGATCAACGTGCCGATCGTCGTCCTCGGCATGGTGCTGCTGGTGGTCCTGGCCCCCGAGTCCCGCAACGAGACGGCCGGCGGCCTCGACCCGCTCGGCGTGCTGCTGTCGATCGTCGGCCTGGTGCTGCTCGTCTACGGCATCATCACCGCCGGGGAGCGCAGCTCCCTGGCCGACCTCGACGTCATGGGGGCCATCCTCGCCGGGATCGTCATCCTGGTCCTGTTCGTCATCCACGAGGCGCGCAGCGACCACCCCGCGCTCAACGTCCGGCTGTTCCGCAACCCGCAGCTGTCCGTCGCGATCGTGGCCATCATGATGATGTTCTTCGCGATGGCCGGGGTGATGTTCTTCATCAGCTTCTACTGGCAGAGCGTGCGCGAGTTCACTCCGCTGCAGGCCGGGCTGCTGGTTCTCCCGATCGCCGCGGCGCAGATCATCGTCGCCCCGCTCAGCCCCACCCTGGTGGACAAGTTCGGCCCCAAGGCCGTCGGCACCGTCGGCGTGCTGCTGATGGTGGGGGTCCTCGGCTCCTACTCGATGCTGAGCCTGGACACCCCGGTCTGGCTCATCGAGCTCGCCTTCTTCCTGCAGGGCTGCGGGATGGCGATGGTGATGACGCCGGCCACGTCGTCGATCATGGCTGCGGTCCCGCCGGAGCAGGCCGGAGCGGCTTCAGCCGTGCAGAACACCGTCCGGCAGGTGGCCACGGCCATGGGCGTCGCCATTCTCGGCGCGGTCATCTCCACCACCTACCGCTCAACGATGGGCCCTCACCTCTCCGACCTGCCCCTGTCCCCGGAGGCACGGCACACGGCGGGCGAGTCGATCGAGGGCACGATGGGTCTGGTCGGACGCCTCGGCGCGGAGGGCCAGGCCCTGATCGCCCCGGCGAAGGACGCGTTCCTGTCCGGCATGCACCTGGCGGCCCTGTGCTCCATGTCCATCGGGCTGGTGTGCCTGGTCATCGTGGCGATCTGGTTGCCCCGGCGCGTCGGGCGCGCCGACGGCGGCGCGCACGGGGGCCGCGAAGCGGCGCCCTCCTCGATCGGGCAGAGTGAGGAGGACCTGGACCCCCGGAGCTCCGACCGGTCCCCTGAACGGATCCGCGCCGGATCGAGCGAGTGA
- a CDS encoding LLM class F420-dependent oxidoreductase gives MRISMPLQYAGEPKPAVDQVVELEKAGLDTVWVAEVYGYDSPTLMGYIAARTERVQIGSAILPLYSRTPSLIAQTAAGLDYLSDGRAVLGLGASGPQVIEGWHGVPYTKPLARTREVVEICRKVWAREERLTHDGKIFTLPLPPDQGTGLGKPLKMINHPVRSSVPIYVAALGEKNVQMTAEIAEGWLPHLFIPEKADAIWGEALAAGKAKRDPSLGELEISAGGLLAIGEDEETRKLADFTRPMIALYVGGMGAKGKNFYNSLARRYGYEEAAEKIQDLYLDGKKDKAAAAVPDEMVELTNLCGPESHVRERVEAFRAAGVTHLNVTPVGGDPVKLIEKLKSWL, from the coding sequence ATGCGCATCTCCATGCCGCTGCAATACGCCGGTGAGCCCAAGCCCGCCGTCGACCAGGTTGTCGAGCTCGAAAAGGCCGGGCTGGACACCGTGTGGGTGGCCGAGGTCTACGGCTACGACAGCCCCACGCTCATGGGCTACATCGCGGCGCGCACCGAGCGCGTCCAGATCGGTTCGGCCATCCTCCCCCTGTACTCCCGCACCCCGTCCCTGATCGCGCAGACCGCGGCCGGGCTGGACTACCTGTCCGACGGCCGCGCCGTCCTCGGTCTGGGCGCCAGCGGTCCGCAGGTGATCGAGGGCTGGCACGGCGTCCCCTACACCAAGCCACTCGCCCGCACCCGCGAGGTCGTGGAGATCTGCCGCAAGGTGTGGGCGCGCGAGGAGCGGCTCACCCACGACGGCAAGATCTTCACCCTCCCGCTCCCGCCCGACCAGGGCACCGGGCTGGGCAAGCCGCTGAAGATGATCAACCACCCGGTCCGCAGCTCCGTGCCGATCTACGTGGCCGCGCTCGGCGAGAAGAACGTGCAGATGACCGCCGAGATCGCCGAGGGGTGGCTGCCGCACCTGTTCATCCCGGAGAAGGCCGACGCGATCTGGGGCGAGGCCCTGGCCGCGGGCAAGGCCAAGCGCGACCCCAGCCTGGGCGAACTGGAGATCTCCGCCGGAGGCCTGCTCGCCATCGGCGAGGACGAGGAGACCCGCAAACTCGCCGACTTCACCCGCCCGATGATCGCCCTCTACGTCGGCGGCATGGGAGCCAAGGGCAAGAACTTCTACAACTCCCTGGCCCGCCGCTACGGCTACGAGGAGGCCGCCGAGAAGATCCAGGACCTCTACCTCGACGGCAAGAAGGACAAGGCCGCGGCGGCGGTCCCGGACGAGATGGTGGAGCTCACCAACCTCTGCGGCCCCGAGTCCCACGTCCGCGAGCGCGTGGAAGCCTTCCGCGCGGCCGGTGTCACGCACCTCAACGTCACCCCGGTCGGCGGCGACCCGGTCAAGCTCATCGAGAAGCTCAAGAGCTGGCTGTAA
- a CDS encoding helix-turn-helix transcriptional regulator, which translates to MERRDPSPVFVGREAELKELLDDADAARREASTAVLITGEAGVGKSRLLREYADRAAMGRVVTGGCLELGVEGLPFAPFVTVLRLLARGTDLTPEQRPREMARLLPELGPVPESADEGRARMFEEVLTFFEAAAEPDGLTVIVEDLHWADTSTRDLLVFLLRNLLTARVQLLISFRTDDLHRSHPLRRLLPELERLPSVGRLDLAPLGREEVARQAAGIRGEDLPARDVDLIYERSGGNPLFVESFMEYRDLATAPVPEGPRELLLGALRPLDDTARSVLKSVALGGDRVSHELLATVTDLPADELDVALRAAIDANVLRTSGDHYVFRHALLAEAVQEDLLPGERVRLHRRFADALEAGVPGLAPRAAAARLAHHAYAAHDLPRALEAAWRVARHARGALAHPEALDMVERVLELWEQVPDAAERISTPHARVLWRASLIARALGRPLRAIEYASEALDQWLPSFPTADFSGYDHLPEEDRVLLADLLHARGEARREMAGDGALEDLGWALRVMPDKHRGRAKVLAAMASTLMMRGHDDDAARGARRALDLARTVGDRRSEADALITLGTVIGHDRTSGAQGRGLLEEAARIAREIERPLVEFRAVVNLGALLKYSGRFGDAVQTWRAGLERARQLGLLRAQGALFVVGVADGLILLGRLEDARAVLQSVSGAENPLGRARMLTSSAEIHLLQGSLSAAREAVDEFYRVLPEHTSAPAQFLGMRVLQVDLALATGQLDRAVERVLDLLHEERPWMRRWIWLSHVLVPIAAVVARLRREVQRDPAYEEPAEEVAAGLRRFIGMIERHGDRVHRPIEKVTLPMSRALLADEPEEEYGYWRAAVAGARRFSSRIELIRSLTGFAECAVELGDRETAEQSLTEARALAEECSAGALLREVVRVAEESGLAVPPPGSADEGASSPSSPGRDQSGGGEDPIAALTPRETEVLAMITRGCTNREIANELMISIKTVSVHVSDVLAKLGVSNRNAAAVRARDAGMT; encoded by the coding sequence ATGGAACGCCGTGACCCCAGCCCCGTGTTCGTCGGCCGCGAGGCCGAGCTGAAGGAACTGCTCGACGACGCGGACGCGGCACGCCGCGAGGCGTCGACAGCGGTGCTGATCACCGGCGAGGCCGGGGTGGGCAAGTCGCGGCTGCTGCGTGAGTACGCAGATCGCGCGGCCATGGGCCGGGTGGTCACCGGCGGCTGCCTGGAATTGGGCGTCGAAGGGCTGCCGTTCGCTCCGTTCGTCACCGTGCTCCGGCTGCTCGCCCGAGGGACCGACCTGACGCCCGAACAGCGGCCACGGGAGATGGCGCGGCTCCTCCCCGAACTCGGACCGGTACCCGAGTCGGCGGATGAAGGCCGCGCCCGGATGTTCGAAGAGGTCCTGACCTTCTTCGAGGCCGCCGCCGAGCCTGACGGGCTCACCGTCATCGTGGAAGACCTGCACTGGGCCGACACCTCCACCCGCGATCTGCTGGTGTTCCTGCTGCGTAATCTGCTCACCGCTCGCGTGCAGCTGCTCATCAGCTTTCGGACCGACGACCTGCATCGCAGCCACCCGCTGCGCCGTCTGCTGCCCGAGCTGGAGCGACTGCCCTCGGTGGGGCGGCTCGACCTGGCACCGCTAGGCCGGGAGGAGGTCGCCCGGCAGGCCGCCGGGATTCGCGGTGAGGACCTGCCCGCGCGCGACGTGGACCTCATCTACGAACGCAGCGGCGGCAACCCGCTGTTCGTCGAATCCTTCATGGAGTACCGCGACCTCGCCACCGCCCCCGTTCCCGAGGGCCCGCGCGAACTCCTGCTGGGCGCGTTGCGACCGCTCGACGACACCGCGCGCTCGGTGCTGAAGTCCGTCGCACTCGGTGGCGATCGGGTCAGCCACGAGCTGCTGGCCACCGTCACCGACCTGCCCGCCGACGAGCTCGACGTCGCGTTGCGCGCCGCGATCGACGCCAACGTGCTGCGTACCAGCGGCGACCACTACGTTTTCCGGCACGCTCTCCTGGCCGAAGCCGTGCAGGAAGACCTGCTCCCAGGCGAGCGTGTCCGACTGCACCGCCGCTTCGCCGACGCGCTGGAGGCCGGTGTTCCCGGCCTTGCCCCGCGTGCGGCGGCCGCCCGGCTGGCCCACCACGCCTACGCCGCCCATGACCTGCCCCGGGCACTGGAGGCGGCCTGGCGGGTGGCGCGGCACGCACGCGGAGCCCTCGCCCACCCGGAGGCCCTGGACATGGTGGAACGCGTGCTGGAGCTGTGGGAGCAGGTCCCGGACGCTGCCGAACGGATCAGCACACCCCACGCCCGGGTGCTGTGGCGCGCTTCGCTCATCGCCCGCGCACTCGGACGCCCCTTGCGCGCCATCGAGTACGCGAGCGAGGCTCTGGACCAGTGGTTGCCCTCGTTTCCTACCGCCGATTTCTCCGGCTACGACCATCTTCCCGAAGAGGACCGTGTTCTCCTGGCCGACCTGCTGCACGCCCGCGGGGAGGCGCGCAGGGAGATGGCCGGAGACGGCGCCTTGGAGGACCTGGGGTGGGCGTTGCGTGTGATGCCCGACAAACACCGGGGACGGGCCAAGGTCTTGGCGGCGATGGCGTCGACCCTGATGATGCGCGGCCATGACGACGACGCGGCACGTGGCGCGCGCCGCGCTCTCGACCTCGCCCGCACGGTGGGTGACCGACGTAGTGAGGCGGACGCGCTCATCACACTCGGCACCGTCATCGGCCATGACCGGACCTCGGGGGCGCAGGGGCGCGGCTTGCTCGAGGAGGCCGCACGGATCGCCCGCGAGATCGAGCGGCCGCTCGTGGAGTTCCGCGCCGTGGTGAACCTCGGAGCGCTCCTCAAGTACAGTGGGCGGTTCGGGGACGCGGTGCAGACCTGGCGCGCAGGACTGGAGCGGGCCCGCCAGCTCGGTTTGCTGCGAGCGCAAGGGGCACTGTTCGTCGTCGGCGTCGCCGACGGCCTGATCCTGCTCGGACGGCTGGAGGACGCCCGAGCGGTACTACAGAGTGTTTCAGGGGCGGAGAATCCGCTGGGCCGGGCCCGCATGCTCACCTCATCAGCGGAGATCCATCTCTTGCAGGGATCGCTGTCCGCAGCGCGCGAAGCCGTCGACGAGTTCTACCGGGTGCTACCAGAACACACTTCGGCTCCCGCTCAGTTCCTTGGGATGCGCGTTCTGCAGGTGGATCTGGCGCTCGCTACAGGGCAGCTGGATCGGGCCGTTGAACGGGTGCTGGACCTCCTCCACGAGGAGCGCCCGTGGATGAGGCGCTGGATCTGGCTCTCACATGTGCTGGTCCCGATCGCGGCGGTTGTGGCGCGGCTACGGCGGGAAGTACAGCGCGATCCCGCGTACGAGGAGCCCGCTGAGGAGGTCGCTGCCGGGCTTCGGCGATTCATCGGGATGATCGAACGACACGGCGATCGTGTGCACCGGCCGATTGAGAAGGTGACACTGCCGATGTCTCGCGCGTTGCTGGCGGATGAGCCGGAGGAGGAGTACGGGTACTGGCGCGCAGCGGTTGCGGGCGCACGCCGCTTCAGCTCGCGGATCGAACTCATCCGCTCGCTGACTGGCTTCGCCGAGTGCGCGGTGGAGCTGGGAGACCGGGAGACCGCCGAACAGAGCCTGACCGAAGCGCGGGCGCTGGCCGAGGAGTGCTCGGCCGGGGCGCTGCTCCGGGAGGTCGTCCGCGTCGCGGAGGAGTCGGGGTTGGCTGTGCCGCCTCCCGGCAGTGCAGACGAGGGGGCGAGTTCGCCTTCCTCCCCGGGCAGGGACCAATCCGGTGGCGGTGAAGATCCCATTGCCGCACTCACCCCGCGCGAGACCGAGGTATTGGCCATGATCACTCGCGGGTGCACCAATCGGGAGATCGCCAATGAACTGATGATCTCTATCAAGACCGTGAGCGTGCATGTCTCGGATGTGTTGGCCAAACTCGGTGTCTCGAATCGGAACGCCGCAGCGGTGCGTGCGCGGGACGCGGGAATGACCTGA
- a CDS encoding response regulator: protein MSGHPPTPEPTLTVDTRVTGAPIKVLVVDDHAFFRRGLVSVLSEEPDIDVIGESGDGEQAVRQAADLLPDVVLMDVWMPHGNGIEACTGIKSSVPDAKIVMLTMSDEENDLFDALKAGATGYLLKEISIDELPDAVRAVADGQSFINPSMATKLIGEFTALAKKDGGRSRGLPAPELTDRETEVLRLVARCLNNKEIADELFISEHTVKNHVRNILEKLQLHSRTEAAVYAVREKILDGDG, encoded by the coding sequence GTGAGTGGGCATCCCCCCACCCCAGAACCGACGTTGACCGTGGACACACGGGTCACAGGCGCCCCGATTAAAGTCCTCGTCGTCGATGATCACGCATTCTTCCGGCGCGGGCTCGTGTCCGTTTTATCGGAAGAGCCCGACATCGACGTCATCGGCGAGTCCGGGGACGGGGAACAGGCCGTGCGCCAGGCGGCCGACCTACTGCCCGACGTCGTGCTCATGGACGTGTGGATGCCCCACGGCAACGGCATCGAGGCCTGCACCGGCATCAAGAGCAGTGTTCCGGACGCAAAGATCGTCATGCTGACGATGAGCGACGAGGAGAACGACCTCTTCGACGCTCTGAAAGCCGGGGCTACGGGCTACCTGCTCAAGGAGATCTCCATCGATGAGCTGCCCGACGCGGTGCGCGCCGTCGCCGACGGCCAGTCGTTCATCAACCCGTCGATGGCCACCAAGCTCATCGGTGAGTTCACCGCCCTGGCGAAGAAGGACGGCGGGCGCTCCCGCGGCCTTCCGGCCCCGGAGCTCACGGATCGCGAGACTGAGGTACTGCGCCTGGTCGCCCGCTGCCTGAACAACAAGGAGATCGCCGACGAGCTCTTCATCTCCGAGCACACCGTGAAGAACCACGTGCGCAACATCCTGGAGAAGCTCCAGCTGCACTCGCGCACCGAGGCGGCCGTCTACGCCGTACGGGAGAAGATCCTCGACGGCGATGGGTGA